A segment of the Clostridia bacterium genome:
CACCATCATCGAATCCAACAGCATCCTGGAGTTCCTTGAGCCGGATCTCTACATCATGGTGCTGGATTTTGCCTGCGAAGATTTCAAACCCTCGGCCGCGCGCTACCTGGACCGCGCCGATGCCGTCGTCGTAATCGATCATGGGCTGAGTTCGCCGAACTGGAAGGATATTCCCCAGGGCCTTTGGGAGTCGAAACCGCGGTTCTCCGCTTCGCCGCCGGTTTACACCCCGCCCGCACTCTCTGCCTTCGTAAGGCAGCGGTTCTTTCCTGCGGGGTGAACGCGCGTTTCGATAGCATAGAACCAGCTCAAACTGTCCCCGGGTTCCGCAACGCCTATTGCTTCGTCTCTAAGGCTACAACCCCGCCTTCGTGCGCCGGACCTGATCACTTCTCCGCAACGACGACAAACCAGCCAAGTGGACCGCGAGACCGTAGGGCCTTTTATTGATCGGGCCGGTTTCCCCCAGTTCACCCGCCATGCGCCAATGGTTATTCTGTCCGTCGTGGCTCCGAACCAGCTGGGGCGAATCCAGCTAGGGTTCTTCGTCAAAGCGGTGTGCGGGATCACAAGCCGCAAGGGTACGGATTTCCATGGCGATCGTCAGTGAGCGCGCAAAGCCATCGAGACCCGGAAATAGCGTCGCATAGTTTATATTCATCATTTCAAGTTCCCGCAACACCTGCAGACGCGCGGACTTCGTGACAACAAGCTTACGGAGCCACTTCCGATCTAGCCTCCGATTCGCCGAGGCGCTGCGGAGCACGTGCTTGAGGCAAGCCTCGAACGGCCAACGGAGCGTATTCTGGGACAGAAACAGTCCTTGTTGAATCGTCAGCCGTTCGTTCATGCGAAACGGCCACAGCGGCACGACGACTGGGGGGGTGCTCGCGGCAGGTCCGTACCGCAGTCCCAGGAGGTGTTCTGGAACACTGATGGATGACATCTGGTTGACGCCCAGCATGCGCCTGGCCTCCTCTTGGACTGAGACCCTATCGATAGCCCAGACGGCTGAGTCAGTGTTCCGCGCGTCAGCGGTGGCGAAGAACGCGGCTACATAAGGCGATTTCGTCCAGTCCAGCAACTTGGTTGGTGCGCCGTAGTGCCGCATGAGAGCGAGCCACTCTTCGTCGTCATCGTCCCTAGGGAGTTCGCTGAGGTAGTTGTGAACACGACGTCGGAATTCGCGAATGACAAACCTGGCAAGGCCACCGGTATCGAGCGTGCCCTCGATGAACGCGGTAGCCTGACAGTCGAGAAAGAGCCTTTCAATCAGCGGTTGAAGCCGCCACTTTTCGTCGCATTGGCCACGGAATACCCACCGGCCGTTATCGAACGGCGAGGCGCGGACCAGGTCAAAGAACTGCGGCGCATCGGTACAAACGACTGGATCGCCCATGTACATCTCATCCTCGAGCGGTTGGCGGGTAAGTTCCTCCATGAGGTCCGCATACTGATCTTTGCCATCCATATGAGGTCTTTTTAACATCCATTGGTAGCTCGCTGCACCGGCGCGATCACCGTCTGTTCGGGGTCGGCTTGAGGAAGAGTGCACGGATACGGTTGGGGATCACTCCCCCAAGCCTGCGTGGCGTCGGCCAAGTTCCAGATAGCCGTTCACCGACCTGAGCAGGTCATTTCTCAGGTTTGGCGACTTTTTCATGTGCATTGCTCCCCCGGACCGGGGTGCTAACGATCCAACCAAACAGCAACCCAAGGTGGCCGACGCCACGGGATAACTATTCTATAATCTTTTCAGATGGCGGTATCTCTTTTAACGTGGCTTAAGCAGAACTGGTCGGTTCTGGGCAATGTCGGTAGTGCCGTCCTGTCGATCTCTGCGTTCGTGCTCTCCTATCGCAAGTACAAACACGACACCAGACCCGTCTTGGTCTTGCGGCGCGCCAAGGGGGGCTTCGCTATTGAAAACTTTGGTCGGGGAATAGCCGCTGGAGTTAGCGTCCGGCTGATCGAGAGGACACGACGACCGAGCGCAGCACTGTACGTAGAGGACCTCTTGAAGCCGGATTCCCGCTGCTTAGTGAGCGCGGGCGGCTATCCAGAGGAACTCGTGGCTGAGATGGAAAGGAACTCGGCCTATTCCTCGTTCGAGGACGTGATCCGAAGCCTGCACGGAGAGCAGTTGAAGCCGACCGGCGAACACGTCGCATCCTACCTTTTGACGCGCGAAGGCAAGCAGATTGTGCTCCTCCGGTTTCGAACAGTCGATGGTTCGAGGGCCAGTGTTCGGCTGTTTTCTCCCGCAACCCATGACGACGGCTTCGTAGAGTTGGTCCCGTACAATCGGATTCTGTGCAATCGCACTTCGGCTTTTGTGCTGGAGAAGCGTTACGGCACAAATTCGATACTCGCGCCTGCATTCGCTTTTCCACCGCAGAGCAACCCGGCGCCACCTGCATAACCTTGAGGCATAGCGGCTGATGGATAACAAGAGTTCATTTACAGAGGCTTTGGGACGTTTCGGTAGTCTTCTTTCCTGCTTCCGTTCGGTGGCACAACCTTCGGCGAATTGGACCTTGGGCAGGTACGAGGCGGATTCCGCTGCCTTGGCACTGGTGGAGTTGGCTGTGCAACACTGCTGGGCAGTTCATGACCTTGGCGCCCGAGACGTTCGTCACTACGTGGGGGCGACCGCCTGTGCCCGATGCTCATTCGAGAGTGGGGCCACAGCAGCGTGGCTCGTGTTTCCTGATGACCCGTTCGACCGTGAAGGCCGATGGCTTGGGT
Coding sequences within it:
- a CDS encoding FRG domain-containing protein translates to MDGKDQYADLMEELTRQPLEDEMYMGDPVVCTDAPQFFDLVRASPFDNGRWVFRGQCDEKWRLQPLIERLFLDCQATAFIEGTLDTGGLARFVIREFRRRVHNYLSELPRDDDDEEWLALMRHYGAPTKLLDWTKSPYVAAFFATADARNTDSAVWAIDRVSVQEEARRMLGVNQMSSISVPEHLLGLRYGPAASTPPVVVPLWPFRMNERLTIQQGLFLSQNTLRWPFEACLKHVLRSASANRRLDRKWLRKLVVTKSARLQVLRELEMMNINYATLFPGLDGFARSLTIAMEIRTLAACDPAHRFDEEP